The genomic window ATTTTAATTGAGATAAATCGTTAAAGTATTGTTTATATGATAAATAGCTGGCTATCATCGTTGAAAAACCAGTTGTTGCAATCAACATAAACATGACAACAATTTGATATCTAATCGCTGTTGTAGGATCAATACCAGCAAACATTAATCCAGACATCATACCGGGTAAACTAACAAGCCCAACTGTTTTTGCTCTGTCGATACTCGGAGACATCGCGGCTTTGATACTTTCTCTAACAATAGGTAAAGTTGATTGTTTCTCTGTTGCGCCTAAAGCTAATTTTTCCTGAACTTGTTGCCGTTGATCTTCGAATTTAGTTGCCATTGAACGATACCCAACCCCGACAGCCGTCATCGCATTACTCGCAATCATACCGGTGATGGGAACAATTTGTGAAGGCGTCCATTTTAAAGTGCCAGATAAAAAAAGAATTCCTAAAGATAAAACAGTGCCAAATCCAATGGAGATGAAAGAAATTTGAAATGCTTTGTCTAAATGATTTGCGCGTTTTCCAGCATGGTGTGCCGCATTTAAAATGATAAAAGCTACCATAACTAAGGTTAGAATAATATTGTCTAATTGAAATACAAAACCTAATACATACCCAATAATAAATAATTGCACGACGGTTCTAAAAGCTGAAATAAAAATATCCTTTCCAAGCCCAAGTTTTTCTTTGTAGTCAATCACTAAAGCAACCACGATTAATAAACTCGCTAACAATAGTGACGTATTTGAAATATTTAAGTCTGTCATCTACTTCTCCTCCAAAATTCCATCAACAATACTTAGCTGACGTTTTCCAAGTTTAAATTCACCATTATCATGAGTCACCCATATAATGGTTTTGTCTTTTAAATCTTCTGTGATGAACTGTTGAATGATTTCTTTGTTTTCATCATCAAGTGCACTTGTCACTTCATCTAATAATAAAACGTCAGGTTCAAACACTAAGTTTCTAACAAAAGCAATTCGTTGTTTTTCTCCTCCTGAAAGGTCGATAATCTTTTTATCAAGGTAAGATTCGTTAAGTTTGAATCTCTTAAGTAGTTTTGTTACTCTTGATTTGTCAAATTCAGCTTGTCTGATATCAAAAGGAAACTTCAAATTATCCATAACAGTGTCATCAAACAGTGTTGGTTGTTGAAAAAAATAGGAAACTTCTTTTCTGTAATCTGTGATCCGTTCTTTTTTTAGAGTTTTGCCTTTATAGGTTAAGCATCCAGATGTTGGAGTAATCATTGAAGCAAGCATTTTAAGTAATGTACTTTTCCCACTACCAGAAGGTCCACTAATTGTAATAAAATCTCCAGCTTCAATAGTTAGGTTGATATTATTGAGAATGGTTTGATTTTGTACGGAATAAAAAATATTTTCCAAGTTAAATAAAGTTGTCATAATAATCTCCTTTTTCATTTTCTTTATTATAGTATAACATTATAATTATTACTATTTAATATAAATGCTTAGATGATAATCAATTTATTTTATTTTTATTATTTCCTTTCTGTTGAAATCGTTTCGCTTATAGAGTAGGATATCAAAGAAGGAATAAAAAACGAGCGGGGGATATTAATGACAGCAACAAAAGGTAGACCAATTGTCATAGGTGTAACTGGTGGGTCTGGAAGTGGTAAAACAAGTGTCAGTCGTGCAATATTAAAAGCATTGCCAAATCATTCTATATTATTATTTGAGCAAGATTCTTACTATAAAGATCAAAGCCATTTGTCATTTGAAGAACGACTAAATACAAACTATGATCATCCATTTGCTTTTGATACTGATTTGTTAATCGAACATTTAAAAGATTTGATGGAATACAAAGCCATTGAAAAACCAGTTTATGACTATGAGGCACATACTCGTAGTAAAGAAGTAATCTATCAAGAACCAAAAGAAGTTATCATCCTTGAAGGTATTTTAATTTTAGAGGATGAACGTCTAAGAGACTTGATGGACATTAAAGTCTATGTTGACACAGAAGATGATATTCGTATCATTCGTCGTATTAAGCGTGATATGCATGATAGAGGCCGCTCGCTTGA from Vagococcus martis includes these protein-coding regions:
- the udk gene encoding uridine kinase, translated to MTATKGRPIVIGVTGGSGSGKTSVSRAILKALPNHSILLFEQDSYYKDQSHLSFEERLNTNYDHPFAFDTDLLIEHLKDLMEYKAIEKPVYDYEAHTRSKEVIYQEPKEVIILEGILILEDERLRDLMDIKVYVDTEDDIRIIRRIKRDMHDRGRSLDSVIGQYLSVVKPMHQQFIEPTKKYADIIVPEGGKNQVAIDLLTTKVRSILDK
- a CDS encoding ABC transporter permease; the encoded protein is MTDLNISNTSLLLASLLIVVALVIDYKEKLGLGKDIFISAFRTVVQLFIIGYVLGFVFQLDNIILTLVMVAFIILNAAHHAGKRANHLDKAFQISFISIGFGTVLSLGILFLSGTLKWTPSQIVPITGMIASNAMTAVGVGYRSMATKFEDQRQQVQEKLALGATEKQSTLPIVRESIKAAMSPSIDRAKTVGLVSLPGMMSGLMFAGIDPTTAIRYQIVVMFMLIATTGFSTMIASYLSYKQYFNDLSQLK
- a CDS encoding ABC transporter ATP-binding protein: MTTLFNLENIFYSVQNQTILNNINLTIEAGDFITISGPSGSGKSTLLKMLASMITPTSGCLTYKGKTLKKERITDYRKEVSYFFQQPTLFDDTVMDNLKFPFDIRQAEFDKSRVTKLLKRFKLNESYLDKKIIDLSGGEKQRIAFVRNLVFEPDVLLLDEVTSALDDENKEIIQQFITEDLKDKTIIWVTHDNGEFKLGKRQLSIVDGILEEK